A region from the Variovorax sp. V93 genome encodes:
- a CDS encoding lipid A biosynthesis acyltransferase, which yields MSLGSRLGIAFMRAIAPLPLPLVRGFGALLGRVLHTIALPRRRVVDTNLAVCFPGKSEAERRRIARETFVYVAQSWLDRSWLWHAPEKVVARRLKVVGAAAEIREIADGDEPMILFAPHFYGLDAAATALTMHTARPSATIYTTQRDPMVDEWIREGRTRFGNVAALNRVDGIKPVLAGLRKGGLLYLLPDMDFGRDQTIFVPFYGVQAATVPSLSRFARLGKAKVVPVIAKLTPGGYEIEVRPAWQNFPTDDAEADTALMNQRLQGYIDTMPSQYYWVHRRFKTRPEGAPPIY from the coding sequence ATGAGTCTCGGTTCCCGGCTCGGCATCGCCTTCATGCGCGCGATCGCGCCGCTGCCCCTGCCGCTGGTGCGCGGTTTCGGCGCGCTGCTCGGTCGCGTGCTGCACACCATCGCCCTGCCGCGGCGGCGCGTGGTCGACACCAACCTGGCCGTGTGCTTTCCCGGCAAATCCGAAGCCGAACGCCGCCGCATCGCGCGCGAGACCTTCGTCTACGTGGCGCAGTCCTGGCTCGACCGCAGCTGGCTCTGGCATGCGCCCGAAAAGGTGGTGGCCCGCCGGCTCAAGGTGGTCGGCGCGGCGGCGGAGATCCGCGAGATTGCCGATGGCGACGAGCCGATGATCCTGTTTGCGCCGCACTTCTACGGCCTCGATGCCGCGGCCACGGCGCTGACCATGCACACGGCAAGGCCTTCGGCCACCATCTACACGACCCAGCGCGATCCGATGGTCGACGAATGGATCCGCGAAGGCCGCACGCGCTTCGGCAACGTGGCGGCGCTGAACCGCGTCGACGGCATCAAGCCGGTGCTCGCGGGCCTGCGCAAGGGCGGCCTCCTGTACCTGCTGCCCGACATGGACTTCGGCCGCGACCAGACGATCTTCGTGCCGTTCTACGGCGTGCAGGCGGCCACGGTGCCCTCGCTCTCGCGCTTCGCGCGGCTGGGCAAGGCGAAAGTGGTGCCGGTGATCGCGAAGCTCACGCCTGGCGGCTACGAGATCGAAGTGCGGCCGGCCTGGCAGAACTTCCCGACCGACGACGCCGAGGCCGACACGGCGCTCATGAACCAGCGGCTGCAGGGTTACATCGACACGATGCCTTCGCAGTACTACTGGGTGCACCGCCGCTTCAAGACGCGGCCCGAAGGCGCGCCGCCGATCTACTGA
- the metK gene encoding methionine adenosyltransferase, whose amino-acid sequence MANDFLFTSESVSEGHPDKVADQISDAILDAIFEQDPRSRVAAETLTNTGLVVLAGEITTNAHVDYIQVARDTIKRIGYDNTDYGIDYKGCAVMVCYDKQSNDIAQGVDHASDDHLNTGAGDQGLMFGYACDETPELMPAPIYYAHRLVERQAQLRKDGRLPFLRPDAKSQVTMRYVDGKPHSIDTVVLSTQHSPDQSETPTKMKASFNEAIIEEIIKPVLPKEWLKDTRYLINPTGRFVIGGPQGDCGLTGRKIIVDTYGGACPHGGGAFSGKDPSKVDRSAAYAARYVAKNIVAAGLARQCQIQVAYAIGVAQPMNITVYTEGTGVIPDSKIAELVREFFDLRPKGIIQMLDLLRPIYQKTAAYGHFGREEPEFTWEATTQAAALRAAAGL is encoded by the coding sequence ATGGCGAACGACTTCCTCTTCACGTCCGAATCGGTTTCCGAAGGCCACCCCGACAAGGTCGCCGACCAGATCTCGGACGCCATCCTGGACGCGATCTTCGAGCAGGACCCGCGCAGCCGCGTGGCCGCCGAAACGCTGACCAACACCGGCCTCGTGGTGCTCGCCGGCGAAATCACGACCAATGCCCACGTCGACTACATCCAGGTCGCGCGCGACACCATCAAGCGCATCGGCTACGACAACACCGACTACGGCATCGACTACAAGGGCTGCGCCGTGATGGTCTGCTACGACAAGCAGTCCAACGACATCGCCCAGGGCGTGGACCACGCGAGCGACGACCACCTGAACACCGGCGCCGGCGACCAGGGCCTGATGTTCGGCTACGCCTGCGACGAGACGCCCGAGCTGATGCCCGCGCCCATCTACTACGCGCACCGCCTCGTCGAGCGCCAGGCCCAGCTGCGCAAGGACGGCCGCCTGCCCTTCCTGCGCCCCGACGCCAAGAGCCAGGTCACGATGCGCTACGTGGACGGCAAGCCGCACAGCATCGACACCGTGGTGCTCTCCACCCAGCACAGCCCCGACCAGAGCGAAACGCCCACCAAGATGAAGGCCTCGTTCAACGAAGCCATCATCGAGGAGATCATCAAGCCCGTGCTGCCGAAGGAATGGCTCAAGGACACGCGCTACCTGATCAACCCGACCGGCCGCTTCGTCATCGGCGGTCCGCAGGGCGACTGCGGCCTCACGGGCCGCAAGATCATCGTCGACACCTACGGCGGCGCCTGCCCGCACGGCGGCGGCGCGTTCTCGGGCAAGGACCCGTCGAAGGTCGACCGCTCGGCGGCCTACGCCGCGCGCTACGTGGCCAAGAACATCGTGGCCGCGGGCCTGGCGCGCCAGTGCCAGATCCAGGTGGCGTACGCCATCGGCGTGGCCCAGCCGATGAACATCACGGTCTACACCGAAGGCACCGGCGTGATCCCGGACAGCAAGATCGCGGAACTCGTGCGCGAGTTCTTCGACCTGCGTCCCAAGGGCATCATCCAGATGCTCGACCTGCTGCGCCCGATCTATCAGAAGACCGCCGCCTACGGCCACTTCGGCCGCGAGGAGCCCGAGTTCACCTGGGAAGCGACCACGCAGGCGGCTGCGCTGCGCGCTGCGGCCGGCCTGTAA
- a CDS encoding lysophospholipid acyltransferase family protein has product MVTLFRLLARVPMPVMHRLGALLGWIVWYCAPDYRRRFKANAESAGFTLGQYRPAIAAAGQMAAELPWLWLRPQGESVLRRVVRWEGVEAFEAAMREKKGVILVAPHLGSWEMCGQAIGERFLETFGPITALFRPARKKWMAELIAAGSRDRPGLQTLPTNNTGVRGLIRTLRSGGYTGILPDQVPPLGQGVWAPFLGRPAYTMTLLPRLAQQTGAACFLSVCERLPRGAGYVIRFEPIVGTPLTDPAAPIEAAAAAMNDAIGRLIHSLPGQYVWDYARYKEPRGETAVAAQPGEQAR; this is encoded by the coding sequence ATGGTCACCCTGTTCCGCCTGCTTGCCCGCGTACCGATGCCCGTGATGCATCGACTCGGCGCACTGCTGGGCTGGATCGTCTGGTATTGCGCGCCCGACTACCGCCGCCGCTTCAAGGCCAATGCCGAAAGCGCCGGCTTCACCCTCGGGCAATACCGCCCCGCCATCGCAGCCGCCGGCCAGATGGCCGCCGAGCTGCCTTGGCTCTGGCTGCGTCCGCAGGGCGAAAGCGTGCTGCGCCGCGTGGTGCGCTGGGAAGGCGTGGAGGCGTTCGAGGCCGCCATGCGGGAGAAGAAGGGCGTGATCCTCGTGGCGCCGCACCTGGGTAGCTGGGAGATGTGCGGCCAGGCGATCGGCGAACGCTTTCTCGAGACCTTCGGGCCGATCACCGCGCTGTTCCGTCCTGCGCGCAAGAAGTGGATGGCCGAGCTCATCGCCGCCGGCTCGCGCGACCGGCCCGGCCTGCAGACGCTGCCCACCAACAACACCGGCGTGCGCGGCCTCATCCGCACGCTGCGCAGCGGCGGCTACACCGGCATCCTGCCCGACCAGGTGCCGCCGCTGGGGCAGGGGGTGTGGGCGCCCTTTCTCGGCCGGCCGGCCTACACCATGACGCTGCTGCCGCGGCTCGCGCAGCAAACCGGCGCCGCCTGCTTCCTGAGCGTGTGCGAAAGGCTGCCGCGCGGCGCGGGCTACGTGATCCGCTTCGAGCCGATCGTGGGTACGCCGCTCACCGATCCGGCGGCGCCCATCGAGGCCGCGGCCGCCGCCATGAACGACGCCATCGGGCGCCTGATCCACAGCCTGCCGGGGCAGTACGTGTGGGACTACGCGCGCTACAAGGAGCCGCGCGGCGAAACCGCGGTGGCGGCCCAGCCCGGGGAGCAGGCACGATGA
- a CDS encoding helix-turn-helix domain-containing protein, with translation MSQLPVRPPPAPTPAPDAGRAQRIHSVIDLWLGEQLRRRRQALGRSLQQVAQACGISVSLLSQLERGHRSISIRTLGALAQELQLPIETLVRNTQYSEGEAEGAVARAGTHKRIDLGDKGIHKENLTPPAAAGGVEMYRAVIDPGGSTGDDLFFTRKGEQVGYVIEGQLELFVRERLLKLKAGDSFCYDGGMPRRWRNPGTTPTTVLWAITCSPG, from the coding sequence GTGTCGCAATTGCCGGTTCGTCCGCCTCCCGCCCCCACTCCGGCCCCCGATGCCGGCCGGGCACAGCGCATCCATTCGGTCATCGACCTCTGGCTCGGGGAGCAACTGCGCAGAAGGCGCCAGGCCCTCGGCCGCTCGCTGCAGCAGGTGGCACAGGCCTGCGGCATTTCGGTCAGCCTGCTGAGCCAGCTCGAACGCGGGCACCGCTCCATCTCCATCCGTACGCTCGGCGCGCTGGCGCAGGAACTGCAGTTGCCCATCGAGACCCTGGTGCGCAACACCCAGTACAGCGAGGGCGAGGCCGAAGGCGCGGTGGCGCGCGCCGGCACGCACAAGCGCATCGACCTCGGCGACAAGGGCATCCACAAGGAAAACCTCACGCCGCCCGCCGCCGCGGGTGGCGTCGAGATGTACCGGGCGGTGATCGATCCGGGCGGCTCCACGGGCGACGACCTGTTCTTCACGCGCAAGGGCGAACAGGTCGGCTACGTCATCGAGGGGCAGCTCGAACTCTTCGTGCGCGAGCGCCTGCTCAAGCTGAAGGCCGGCGACAGTTTTTGCTACGACGGGGGCATGCCGCGCCGCTGGCGCAACCCCGGCACCACACCCACCACCGTCCTATGGGCAATCACATGTTCACCCGGATAA